A part of Oncorhynchus kisutch isolate 150728-3 linkage group LG2, Okis_V2, whole genome shotgun sequence genomic DNA contains:
- the map3k19 gene encoding mitogen-activated protein kinase kinase kinase 19: MESSERRVLGAGIEVLRGELEVVGLGLEELGDCPWEEVDVPRMEGGCTPLITACQRGLTEVVHFLLKRGADVTLCNHSNQTPLHVSLPVLQGVLLSAMFRALPHQTQLLQAAWQGDLHSLQHLLAQTDLVDVNTQNRDGLTPLMLAVRDVDLFEELDVRLPWEYRPVEVVRELLALSADLGVCDVNGCSALHYAAQIESPLKDELIHMMVESLRQPAPTPLDLQCFHPDELRVNSPSPSPSLTDELRATNSPSSSPYLTQNVLIQTAASTEDLLESPECVPLSDHHKAINQDKGLSLSFQSAMDTLMDMRQAYQDLGKGSSQGSSLPSLWSRAKHLDKLDPTPGLWKTTGSSSCLPVPLRLRCEAVAPSPVAPHPAQLSQSAPGLLEPLLDSLVQARVHIQNRLGCGETEKKSSGRKGSFPTLLPGPIRTPKLLAPLEGRHRNGGVLPGLKHPSPLKPISLVPLMPLTSMSSITSRLRRERLARTRVSPRGSPGTRGGSEESSFSSQSSIDLEVEVDDNKRDLRDLRETTAKQHAGETFEGRLQLDLDSSGKFNVGDYSQDNADHRNRESTRHQGAFPRDNKEGVSIKSDPGGRGYKAIIELSHQLNPDLTNFKDVNSTSCFERDCEGEVVAVEWTKVMCSGGLSKETTSTEPTATCPFASKRNGNKEIQVDDNTKTSVVDDIKYQCISSTVNVTLPELNPPTEKKIKPIKPAKNKESRGSTSVQTNQSFNVLAHKDHIRGNSKSKSNLRTSPIPSQVKGKVRKPPDLIVNGIISTKTGQKSTDSTPVRTRVTEPVHPSCKKLNTDKKALKIKVPGQKHIQQREPKSAREAKTGSQLGTLRAKSAVDYITYSDIFQEINTGDEEGPVIYEMFAGPVFDNIRVSSSCERTRQVLSAPSRKTQTHKTKRKCPKPLESRRVRRSPVDKAKRRKNRAIRPISRGKSHLTPIASTHDKDHVVVISGLDWQIHIQTKTELVLGKDGEETVSPSTPEVQEGDHMLSMSVIEEVLSMSSHAPNPLISHHRPRDETSPSQTKTKLTSHSDPDDDHLHVLHNRGPMGNNMSENEKNKANHLDHSFTPSDCPVQPKINTWTSGSCDSRTVSPVFQKFMDDVGEGPLTDDLLRCLAEELISLDERDGVCPENNCDSDQREFRNNSELRCEKSLLGDFTTPGEVFSGSGLVVDDAITWRKGEVLGRGAYGTVFCGLTNQGQLIAVKQVALDASDLETADKEYNRLQEEVDLLKNLHHGNIVGFLGTSLRDHMVSIFMEYVPGGSIASVLHRFGPLPERVLALYTRQILEGVSYLHLNRVIHRDLKGNNVMLMPTGVVKLIDFGCARRLRCLTHTYSHSDLLKSVHGTPYWMAPEVINETGHGRKSDIWSVGCTVFEMATGKPPLSHMDKMAALFYIGARRGLMPALPDRFSEDARDFVHVCLTNDQKQRPSAEQLLDHPFIPNNVILV, encoded by the exons ATGGAGAGTAGTGAGAGAAGGGTTCTGGGGGCTGGTATTGAGGTGCTGAGGGGAGAGCTGGAGGTGGTAGGCCTGGGGCTGGAGGAGCTGGGAGATTGTCCCTGGGAGGAGGTGGATGTTCCCCGCATGGAGGGGGGCTGTACTCCCCTTATCACTGCCTGCCAGAGGGGCTTGACTGAG GTTGTACACTTCCTTCTGAAAAGAGGAGCCGATGTGACTCTGTGCAACCATAGCAACCAGACACCACTGCATGTGAGTCTTCCAGTCCTCCAGGGGGTGCTGTTATCAGCCATGTTCAGGGCTCTGCCCCACCAGACCCAGCTCCTCCAGGCTGCTTGGCAGGGAGACCTCCACTCCCTGCAGCACCTTCTG GCCCAGACTGACCTAGTAGACGTGAACACTCAGAACCGCGACGGGCTGACCCCTCTAATGCTGGCTGTGAGGGACGTCGACTTGTTTGAGGAGCTGGACGTCCGGTTGCCATGGGAATACAGACCTGTGGAGGTGGTCAGGGAACTGCTGGCTCTCTCAGC TGACCTGGGGGTGTGTGATGTCAACGGCTGTTCTGCTCTTCACTATGCTGCACAGATAGAGAGCCCCCTGAAAGACGAACTCATCCACATGATGGTTGAGTCCCTCAGACAGCCAG CGCCCACGCCCCTGGACCTGCAGTGCTTCCACCCTGATGAGCTGAGAGTAAactcccccagcccctctccctctctaaccgATGAGCTGAGAGCAACAAACTCCCCAAGCTCCTCTCCCTATCTGACCCAAAATGTCCTCATTCAGACTGCTGCCAGCACAGAG GATTTGCTGGAGTCTCCAGAGTGTGTTCCTTTATCCGACCATCATAAAGCCATCAATCAAG ATAAGgggctctccctctccttccagaGCGCCATGGATACGCTGATGGACATGAGGCAAGCCTAccaagatctggggaagggtagcag TCAAGGTTCATCCCTACCCAGTCTGTGGTCCAGAGCCAAACACTTAGACAAACTGGATCCTACACCGGGGCTATGGAAGACCACAGGAAGCTCATCCTGCCTGCCTGTTCCCCTCAGGCTCAGATGTGAGGCTGTGGCCCCCAGCCCGGTGGCCCCTCACCCAGCCCAGCTGAGCCAATCTGCCCCCGGTCTATTGGAGCCTCTCCTGGACTCTCTGGTCCAGGCCCGAGTTCACATCCAGAACA GGCTTGGATGTGGTGAAACGGAGAAAAAAAGCAGTGGTCGAAAG GGCTCCTTCCCTACCCTACTTCCAGGCCCCATCAGGACCCCCAAGCTGTTAGCCCCTCTGGAGGGGAGGCATAGAAACGGAGGAGTGCTGCCCGGCCTGAAGCACCCTTCTCCCCTAAAGCCCATCAGCCTTGTGCCCCTGATGCCCCTGACCTCCATGTCCTCCATAACCTCCAGgctgaggagggagaggctggccaGGACCAGGGTGAGCCCCAGAGGGTCCCCAGGCACCAGAGGGGGCAGCGAGGAGAGCAGCTTCAGTAGCCAATCCTCCATCGActtggaggtagaggtggatgaCAATAAGAGAGACTTAAGAGACCTAAGAGAGACTACAGCAAAACAACACGCTGGAGAGACTTTTGAGGGAAGGTTGCAGTTGGATCTAGACTCATCTGGAAAGTTTAATGTTGGAGACTACAGTCAGGATAATGCAGACCATAGGAATAGGGAGTCGACAAGACATCAGGGTGCCTTTCCTAGGGATAACAAGGAAGGAGTATCTATCAAATCTGACCCTGGAGGGAGAGGGTACAAAGCAATAATTGAGTTGAGTCACCAACTTAACCCCGATTTGACGAATTTCAAAGATGTTAACAGCACTTCATGCTTTGAGAGGGACTGTGAGGGTGAGGTTGTGGCAGTGGAATGGACGAAGGTGATGTGCTCAGGGGGTCTCTCAAAAGAGACTACAAGTACTGAGCCAACTGCCACATGTCCCTTTGCATCTAAAAGAAATGGAAACAAAGAGATTCAAGTTGATGACAATACAAAGACTAGTGTTGTGGATGACATCAAGTATCAATGTATTTCTTCTACTGTGAATGTCACACTACCTGAATTAAACCCTCCTACAGAGAAAAAGATCAAACCTATCAAGCCTGCCAAGAACAAAGAGAGTAGAGGCAGCACTAGCGTCCAAACCAATCAGTCTTTCAACGTCTTGGCACACAAAGATCACATTCGGGGGAACAGCAAGTCCAAAAGCAACCTGAGGACTTCACCCATTCCTTCACAAGTCAAAGGCAAAGTCAGAAAACCTCCTGATCTCATCGTCAATGGGATAATCTCTACAAAGACTGGTCAGAAAAGCACAGACTCAACCCCTGTCAGAACGAGGGTTACAGAGCCCGTACATCCAAGCTGCAAAAAGCTGAACACCGACAAAAAGGCACTTAAAATAAAAGTACCTGGTCAGAAACATATTCAGCAGAGGGAACCAAAAAGTGCCAGAGAAGCCAAGACTGGGTCACAACTGGGGACCCTGAGGGCCAAGTCAGCCGTGGACTACATCACGTATAGTGATATCTTCCAGGAAATCAACACCGGGGATGAGGAGGGACCAGTCATCTATGAGATGTTTGCCGGCCCGGTGTTTGACAACATAAGAGTTTCCAGTTCATGTGAGAGGACGAGGCAGGTCCTGTCTGCCCCGTCTAGGAAGACCCAAACTCACAAGACCAAACGCAAATGCCCTAAACCACTGGAGAGCAGAAGAGTGAGGCGAAGCCCTGTGGACAAGGCCAAGCGGAGGAAGAACAGGGCTATTAGGCCTATATCCAGGGGAAAGTCGCATCTGACGCCTATCGCCAGCACGCATGACAAAGACCACGTGGTGGTTATTTCTGGGCTTGACTGGCAAATCCACATCCAGACTAAGACTGAGCTGGTCCTCGGTAAAGATGGAGAAGAGACAGTCTCTCCCAGCACACCAGAGGTTCAGGAGGGGGACCATATGTTGTCAATGTCAGTGATCGAAGAAGTGCTGTCTATGTCCAGCCATGCGCCAAACCCACTAATCTCTCACCACCGGCCGAGAGACGAAACCTCCCCCAGTCAGACAAAGACTAAACTCACATCTCATTCTGACCCAGATGATGATCACCTCCATGTGCTGCACAATAGGGGACCCATGGGGAACAACATGTcagaaaatgagaaaaacaaggcAAATCATTTAGACCATTCATTCACCCCATCCGATTGCCCTGTGCAGCCTAAGATCAACACCTGGACCTCAGGTAGCTGTGACAGCAGGACAGTGTCCCCTGTGTTCCAGAAGTTTATGGATGATGTGGGGGAGGGACCACTGACCGATGACCTGCTCCGTTGTCTGGCAGAAGAGCTGATATCACTGGATGAGAGAGATGGTGTATGTCCAGAAAACAACTGTGACTCAGACCAGAGGGAATTCAGAAACAATTCTGAGCTGAGATGTGAGAAGTCATTACTGGGG GATTTTACCACACCTGGAGAAGTGTTCAGTGGATCTGGCTTGGTAGTAGATGATGCCATCACCTGGAGGAAAGGAGAAGTGCTGGGCAGAGGAGCTTATGGAACT GTGTTCTGTGGACTGACCAACCAAGGCCAGCTGATAGCCGTAAAACAGGTGGCCCTGGACGCCTCAGACCTCGAAACCGCAGACAAGGAGTACAACCGTCTACAGGAGGAAGTAGACCTCTTAAAGAACCTCCATCACGGAAACATTGTGGGATTTCTGGGCACCTCTCTGCGGGACCACATGGTCAGCATCTTCATGGAGTATGTCCCCGGAGGCTCCATCGCCAGCGTGCTCCACCGCTTTGGTCCCCTTCCAGAGCGCGTCCTGGCCCTGTACACCCGCCAGATCCTGGAGGGGGTGTCCTACCTGCACCTCAACAGGGTCATCCACAGGGACCTGAAGGGGAACAATGTGATGTTGATGCCTACGGGAGTAGTCAAGTTGATAGACTTCGGCTGCGCCCGCCGTTTGAGATgcctcactcacacatacagtcATAGTGACCTCCTGAAATCGGTGCACGGCACGCCCTATTGGATGGCGCCAGAGGTAATCAACGAGACGGGTCACGGCAGGAAGTCGGACATCTGGAGTGTGGGGTGCACAGTGTTTGAAATGGCCACGGGGAAGCCACCGCTGTCACACATGGACAAGATGGCAGCGCTGTTCTACATTGGGGCGAGGCGAGGCCTAATGCCCGCGCTGCCTGACAGGTTCTCAGAGGACGCCAGGGATTTTGTTCACGTCTGTCTGACCAA TGACCAGAAACAGCGCCCGTCTGCAGAACAACTATTGGACCACCCTTTCATTCCTAACAATGTGATCTTAGTTTAG
- the LOC109867496 gene encoding FAST kinase domain-containing protein 3, mitochondrial — translation MKSVVSISSSVRAVCQYSPNYFMTCSRGLIRHSDSSGRILKSDVSFKARMAQPCVKSSLGCFHNTREMGAVAQQLSNLPFAEEKDYELRVHPEKHLLPKTAGQPSIDTQLGTSASPTKLGHVKVETLSVKSLFEVEVLPELLTRLKEAPSNEKTEGLATLLGVCVEFGVDYQSSIVSRLKEEWRTHLSKTDIGVIHLCHLGEVAYNLEGKRSEIVEQVLDSVSISIDALTQNETARVYSFLALLEDPHHCQDLMSRLHRHTEKLIHRLQAINISDIFHSLVALQQRQAIALIVKLSRRASRVFRSFQDEELIKVLGALMHFGQHDEDFITAMEKHLPVKIVDADPELTSVVMEFCLQMRCRSEPIFEAVAESFICNSEKYTTPQIARQIIAMGRLSYLPQCSSQMFKKLESVLSSRFSQFQPRALIEVLHSCIHLERFPLNFVSKVFSPYFLQRLQAQGEPLDKHALGQLTQLNLSISLECRYYRGPRLPYHLHVKKFSSMDHSFESPVESYLYNQVKGPLNKLLEGKTYYSTRVFTQPGYTIDVEICLDEDGFVLPLSQWDHTHRRIALCLDAQDRFCSNTHHLLGKEATKRRHLCRMGYEVVQIPYFEFEKLRTQEERVQYLHKKIFPTIFRFYR, via the exons ATGAAGTCAGTTGTCAGCATTTCTTCCTCAGTTAGGGCTGTGTGTCAGTACTCTCCCAACTATTTCATGACTTGTAGTCGGGGATTAATTCGTCACTCAGATTCATCTGGAAGAATATTGAAATCGGACGTTTCTTTTAAAGCCAGAATGGCACAACCATGTGTAAAAAGTAGTTTAGGCTGCTTCCATAACACACGTGAGATGGGGGCGGTGGCGCAACAGTTAAGTAACCTCCCATTTGCAGAAGAGAAAGACTACGAATTAAGGGTTCACCCGGAGAAACACCTTTTGCCCAAAACAGCTGGACAGCCTTCCATTGACACCCAATTAGGAACCAGTGCTTCACCAACAAAACTAGGGCACGTAAAAGTGGAGACACTTTCTGTCAAATCCCTTTTCGAGGTTGAGGTTTTACCTGAGTTGTTAACACGTTTGAAAGAAGCTCCCAGCAATGAGAAAACTGAGGGTCTGGCAACCTTACTGGGAGTATGTGTTGAGTTTGGTGTGGACTATCAAAGTTCAATTGTCTCTAGATTGAAAGAGGAGTGGAGGACACACCTCTCCAAAACAGACATTGGGGTCATTCACCTGTGCCATCTTGGAGAAGTAGCCTATAATCTGGAGGGGAAGAGGTCAGAGATTGTTGAGCAGGTTCTCGACTCCGTGAGCATCAGCATTGATGCTCTCACCCAAAATGAAACCGCTCGTGTGTACTCCTTCCTTGCACTACTCGAGGACCCACACCATTGCCAAGATCTCATGTCAagactacacagacacacagagaaattGATACACAGACTACAAGCCATCAACATCAGTGACATCTTCCACTCCCTGGTGGCATTACAACAGAGGCAGGCCATTGCACTGATTGTGAAGCTGAGCAGACGGGCCTCTAGGGTATTCAGATCGTTCCAAGATGAAGAGCTCATCAAAGTTCTAGGTGCCTTAATGCATTTCGGTCAGCATGATGAAGACTTCATAACAGCCATGGAAAAGCACCTGCCAGTGAAAATAGTAGACGCAGACCCCGAACTCACAAGCGTGGTGATGGAGTTTTGCCTTCAGATGAGGTGTCGCTCAGAGCCCATATTCGAAGCTGTGGCTGAGAGCTTTATTTGCAACTCAGAGAAGTATACCACACCCCAGATAGCCCGGCAGATCATTGCCATGGGGAGACTGAGCTACCTGCCCCAGTGCTCCAGTCAGATGTTTAAGAAGCTGGAGAGTGTGCTGTCCTCTCGCTTCTCCCAGTTCCAGCCCAGGGCTCTGATTGAGGTGCTCCACTCCTGTATTCACCTGGAGAGGTTTCCACTCAACTTTGTGTCCAAAGTCTTCAGCCCCTACTTCCTACAGAGGTTGCAAG CACAAGGGGAGCCCCTGGACAAGCATGCCTTAGGCCAGCTAACCCAACTCAACCTCTCTATCTCACTAGAGTGCCGCTACTACCGG GGCCCGAGATTACCTTACCATCTCCATGTGAAGAAGTTTTCCTCCATGGACCACTCCTTTGAGAGCCCTGTAGAGAGCTACCTGTACAACCAGGTGAAGGGCCCTCTTAACAAGCTGCTAGAGGGAAAGACCTACTACTCTACCAGGGTCTTCACGCAGCCTGGATACACCATAGACGTGGAGATCTGTCTGGATGAGGATGGGTTTGTCCTGCCTCTCTCACAGTGGGACCACACTCATAGGAG GATTGCCTTGTGCCTGGATGCTCAGGACCGCTTCTGCAGCAACACCCATCACCTTCTGGGAAAGGAGGCCACAAAGAGACGCCACCTCTGCAGAATGGGCTACGAAGTGGTTCAG ATCCCTTACTTTGAATTTGAGAAATTAAGAACACAAGAGGAACGGGTACAATACCTTCATAAGAAGATATTCCCCACAATCTTCAGGTTTTACCGGTGA